In Flexistipes sp., the following proteins share a genomic window:
- a CDS encoding RidA family protein, whose translation MKAKKVNVSGLGRLSAFCHAVIAGDFIYVSGTLGTKSNSMELVEGGTGAETTRALRNIEIILNECGASLSDLVKVNVFLADIKTFQDMNEAYLEVMGSNPPARITVGGAELARGAAVEIDVVAYKPNPD comes from the coding sequence ATGAAGGCTAAGAAAGTTAACGTATCTGGTCTTGGACGTCTTTCTGCTTTTTGCCATGCAGTGATTGCAGGGGATTTTATTTATGTTTCCGGTACACTGGGAACAAAATCAAATTCTATGGAACTTGTAGAGGGCGGAACCGGTGCGGAAACCACTCGGGCCCTCCGGAATATTGAAATTATTCTGAATGAATGCGGAGCCTCACTGTCGGATCTTGTGAAAGTTAATGTTTTTCTGGCAGATATAAAGACTTTTCAAGACATGAATGAAGCATACCTTGAAGTTATGGGCAGTAATCCTCCAGCACGTATCACAGTCGGTGGAGCCGAATTAGCACGCGGAGCTGCAGTTGAGATTGATGTGGTTGCATATAAGCCAAATCCGGATTAA
- a CDS encoding PhzF family phenazine biosynthesis protein, translated as MNFGTLYRKSAFTDNPKGGNPAGVWVGETLPSGDVMQRIAAEVGYSETAFMAPTTGYYRTVRYYSPEMEVTFCGHATIAAGIVLGETEGDGKYQLTTAAGEVSVIVQNEGGVREAALTSVEPKYTGASDVLINEVLSALGWQPSDLDGSIPPARAYAGAWHLVLAVNDQNRLAKLNYDFERLKTIMLREGLTTLQLVWRESADVFHSRNPFPVGGVVEDPATGAAAAALGGYLREAELITVPATILIRQGEAMGRPSRLTVEIPATGGIVVKGTAVPIETE; from the coding sequence ATGAATTTTGGAACACTTTATCGGAAATCAGCTTTTACAGATAATCCCAAAGGAGGTAATCCAGCCGGAGTTTGGGTTGGTGAGACCTTGCCATCTGGCGATGTTATGCAACGAATTGCAGCTGAAGTGGGTTACTCCGAAACTGCTTTTATGGCACCAACAACCGGCTATTATCGAACAGTTCGTTACTACAGTCCTGAGATGGAAGTGACGTTTTGTGGTCACGCTACCATCGCTGCAGGTATAGTGCTCGGTGAGACTGAAGGGGACGGTAAATATCAATTGACAACTGCTGCGGGAGAGGTTTCCGTCATCGTTCAGAATGAGGGTGGGGTGCGTGAAGCCGCGTTGACTTCAGTGGAGCCAAAGTACACAGGTGCTTCCGATGTGCTTATCAACGAAGTGCTCTCTGCGCTTGGCTGGCAACCGAGTGATTTGGATGGTTCAATTCCTCCAGCCAGAGCATATGCCGGTGCATGGCATTTGGTATTGGCTGTCAATGATCAAAATAGACTGGCAAAGTTAAATTATGATTTTGAAAGGTTGAAGACCATTATGCTTAGGGAAGGACTTACTACGCTACAATTGGTATGGCGGGAGAGTGCAGATGTATTTCACTCTCGCAATCCATTTCCAGTGGGTGGAGTTGTGGAAGATCCTGCCACGGGGGCGGCAGCCGCAGCGCTTGGGGGGTATCTCCGGGAAGCCGAACTTATTACAGTGCCGGCTACCATATTAATCCGTCAAGGGGAGGCAATGGGCCGTCCGAGCCGCCTGACAGTCGAAATACCCGCTACAGGAGGAATCGTGGTAAAAGGTACTGCAGTTCCTATTGAAACAGAGTAA
- a CDS encoding YbaN family protein has translation MKIFLLGCGFASLSAGFLGIFLPVLPTVPLLLLAAFCFSKSSERFHNWLINHRLLGSYIRDYRSGEGIPAKSKIKAILLLWLTIGISFYLVPFSLIRIILFLIAAGVTYYLITLPTKSLKEEY, from the coding sequence ATGAAAATATTTTTACTTGGCTGTGGCTTTGCGAGTTTATCGGCGGGTTTTTTGGGGATTTTTCTTCCAGTTTTGCCAACTGTTCCATTGCTTTTGCTGGCGGCTTTTTGTTTCAGCAAAAGTTCCGAAAGGTTTCACAACTGGCTTATTAATCACAGGTTATTAGGAAGTTACATCAGGGATTACCGCTCAGGAGAAGGAATTCCTGCAAAATCGAAAATAAAAGCAATTCTTCTTTTGTGGCTAACTATTGGAATTTCATTTTATCTAGTCCCATTTTCACTTATCAGAATAATTCTTTTTCTGATTGCAGCCGGTGTGACATACTATCTTATTACACTTCCCACAAAAAGTTTAAAAGAAGAATATTAG
- a CDS encoding FadR/GntR family transcriptional regulator: MESIFEKADSVRSVEDICLQIEAVILDGRLKPGDKLPSERELQTQFGRGRGLIREALRMLKQKDLIEIRKGAKGGAYIKNVGLSNISDSLSLFLKQKDIEPDKIIEFRESLDRTITTLAISKGSREQKSDLYKEALSFYEKIKNGMADMNIIGETDRRLNITLAKMAANPLFLWVVEAIQQGFSSYDYALYEEEKFRIATAKNWHDTAREIMNEDPVKAHLYISNHYCLLMECLD, encoded by the coding sequence ATGGAAAGTATTTTTGAAAAAGCAGATTCCGTAAGATCTGTTGAAGATATATGCCTGCAGATTGAAGCAGTAATTCTTGATGGTAGATTAAAACCGGGCGACAAACTTCCCAGTGAGAGAGAATTACAGACACAGTTCGGAAGAGGGCGAGGCTTGATCAGAGAAGCTTTAAGAATGCTGAAACAAAAAGATTTAATTGAAATCAGAAAGGGGGCCAAAGGCGGAGCTTATATTAAGAATGTGGGTTTATCTAATATCAGTGACTCTTTGTCTCTGTTCCTCAAACAAAAAGACATTGAACCCGATAAGATAATTGAGTTTAGAGAAAGCTTAGACAGAACAATTACAACGCTTGCAATCAGCAAAGGGAGCAGGGAACAAAAGTCAGACTTGTACAAAGAGGCTCTTTCCTTTTATGAAAAGATTAAAAACGGTATGGCTGATATGAACATCATAGGAGAAACTGACAGGAGGCTCAATATTACACTGGCAAAGATGGCTGCCAATCCGCTTTTTTTATGGGTTGTAGAAGCTATCCAGCAGGGGTTTTCTTCATATGATTATGCTTTGTATGAAGAAGAAAAGTTTCGTATAGCAACGGCTAAAAACTGGCATGACACGGCAAGAGAGATAATGAATGAAGACCCTGTTAAAGCACATCTTTATATCAGTAACCACTATTGTCTTTTAATGGAATGTCTTGATTAG
- the betA gene encoding choline dehydrogenase: protein MGTSKQYDYIIVGGGSAGSVLANRLSEDNSVFVVEAGKPDYRLDFRIHMPAALTYPLQSKTYNWWYESEPEPYMNNRRIYHPRGKVLGGSSCINGMIYIRGNPMDYEKWAKEEGLEDWDYAHCLPYFKKFETRLKGADPYHGDRGPLKITTPDCDNPLFDAFFKAVQEAGHDLTEDVNGYKQEGFSPFDQNIYRGRRHNAARAYVHPIKDRENLTIKLHSQATKILFEGKKAVGVEYITKDGTRETVYGGEIISCGGAINSPQLLQLSGIGNADELKNLGIEPVADLKGVGENLQDHLELYVQYACKKPVSMYPSLKWYRQPFIGANWLFFRKGAGATNHFEAGGFIRGNDEVDYPNLQFHFLPIAIRYDGSAPAEGHGFQLHVGPMNSDVRGHIKIKSDNPLEYPSILFNYLSTEKERKEWVEAIRRSREIISQPAFDDLRGKELSPGEDARTDEEILDFIAKEGESAYHPSCTCKMGYDEMSVVDSELKVHGVENLRVVDASVMPYITNGNIYAPVMMIAEKAADKILGNTPEKPADVDWYKYEK, encoded by the coding sequence GTGGGAACTTCAAAACAGTATGATTATATTATAGTCGGAGGAGGATCAGCCGGTTCTGTATTGGCTAACAGGCTTAGTGAAGATAACAGTGTGTTTGTTGTTGAAGCGGGTAAACCTGATTACAGGCTGGATTTCAGAATTCACATGCCGGCTGCTCTAACTTATCCGTTACAAAGTAAGACTTATAACTGGTGGTATGAATCAGAGCCTGAGCCTTATATGAACAACAGAAGGATTTACCATCCAAGAGGAAAGGTTCTTGGGGGTTCCAGTTGTATTAACGGGATGATATACATCAGAGGCAACCCTATGGATTATGAAAAATGGGCTAAGGAAGAAGGACTGGAAGATTGGGACTATGCTCATTGTCTTCCATATTTCAAAAAATTTGAAACACGTCTTAAAGGTGCTGATCCTTATCATGGTGATAGGGGACCCTTGAAAATTACTACTCCTGATTGCGATAATCCTCTTTTTGATGCTTTTTTTAAAGCTGTTCAGGAAGCAGGACACGATTTGACTGAAGATGTGAACGGCTACAAACAGGAGGGTTTTTCACCATTTGACCAGAATATTTACAGAGGAAGGAGGCATAATGCTGCCAGAGCTTATGTACATCCTATAAAAGACCGTGAGAACCTTACAATAAAACTTCATTCTCAGGCGACCAAGATACTTTTTGAGGGCAAAAAGGCTGTTGGTGTAGAGTATATTACAAAAGACGGAACAAGAGAAACCGTTTATGGCGGTGAGATTATAAGCTGCGGAGGAGCAATCAATTCTCCTCAGTTACTGCAGCTTTCAGGTATAGGAAATGCCGATGAACTTAAAAATTTAGGTATTGAGCCTGTTGCGGATTTAAAAGGTGTGGGTGAAAATCTGCAGGATCATCTTGAGCTGTATGTGCAGTATGCATGCAAAAAACCTGTCAGTATGTATCCTTCTTTGAAATGGTACAGACAGCCGTTTATAGGTGCCAATTGGTTGTTTTTCAGAAAGGGTGCCGGTGCTACCAATCATTTTGAAGCCGGCGGATTTATCAGAGGTAATGACGAAGTTGATTATCCTAATCTGCAGTTTCACTTTTTACCTATTGCAATAAGATATGACGGAAGTGCACCGGCTGAAGGGCACGGTTTCCAACTGCATGTCGGGCCGATGAATTCGGATGTAAGGGGTCATATAAAAATCAAATCAGACAATCCTCTGGAATATCCGTCCATATTGTTTAACTATCTTTCAACCGAAAAGGAAAGGAAAGAATGGGTGGAAGCAATTCGCAGGTCAAGAGAGATTATAAGCCAGCCAGCTTTTGATGATTTAAGGGGTAAGGAGCTGTCTCCCGGAGAAGATGCAAGAACAGATGAGGAAATTCTCGATTTTATTGCAAAAGAAGGGGAGAGTGCCTATCACCCGAGCTGTACCTGTAAAATGGGCTATGATGAAATGTCCGTTGTGGATTCTGAGTTGAAAGTGCACGG